One window of the Nicotiana tabacum cultivar K326 chromosome 4, ASM71507v2, whole genome shotgun sequence genome contains the following:
- the LOC107824730 gene encoding 14 kDa proline-rich protein DC2.15-like: MASKTRASVTLFLSLNLLFFVIVSGTDCGFCHHNPPSTGNGSGNGGNTGGSGNGGGSSNGGASGNGGGGGNGQGRCPRDALKLGVCANLLGGLVGVIVGSPPTLPCCSLIAGLADLEAAVCLCTAVRANVLGINLNVPLSLSLVLNNCGRNPPTGFTC; the protein is encoded by the coding sequence ATGGCTTCCAAAACAAGAGCCTCAGTTACCCTTTTCCTCTCATTGAATCTCCTTTTCTTTGTCATAGTCAGTGGAACTGATTGTGGCTTTTGTCATCATAATCCTCCTAGCACCGGTAATGGTAGTGGCAATGGTGGTAACACTGGTGGCTCGGGCAATGGTGGCGGCTCCAGCAACGGAGGTGCTTCGGGCAATGGCGGCGGAGGTGGCAATGGACAAGGCAGGTGCCCGAGAGATGCTCTGAAGTTGGGGGTATGTGCAAATTTACTTGGTGGATTGGTGGGAGTGATAGTGGGTTCTCCACCAACTTTGCCGTGCTGCAGCTTGATCGCGGGGCTGGCGGATTTAGAGGCGGCAGTTTGCTTGTGCACAGCTGTAAGGGCAAACGTGCTGGGAATAAATCTGAATGTGCCACTCTCTCTTAGCCTTGTTCTCAACAACTGCGGTAGGAATCCTCCTACTGGCTTCACTTGCTAA